The sequence ATCTGGTTGTCTAGGAGCCtgtaaaaatgtcaaaattttAATGGCTAGTATACCCAATATTTTAGATTGAAATAGAAGTACACATACGCTGATTACTTCCCATTGGACATGCTTTCTCCCTTTCTTTCCTTTGTTTGAATTGAACAATTTTAATGCCCTTCATGtatacatttaaaatatatgatttatgagttttcataataaaataaattaatacttaaaattaattatgaaCTCACATTTCCACGACATATTTCCATTCGTCATTGCGAATTCGCTGACTTGCAGAATCCAACAAGTAAACCATTTCTTTGTGAGGTTCAATGACAGTGAGATTCCAATGGAATCTACACAAACACAAGATCATAATTACACACACACATGAAATCGAAACATACAAATGTCTAAGAAAATCAATTGAAAATGATATTATGGATGTTAGTTACCCGCTACTACTTGGCACCAAAACCAATTGATTAACTAATGCACCGATCAGTTGGTCTGATAAAAAGCTTGCCCTCTGGTTCAACCGTTCAGTTTTACCTATTTTGTCATTTGTGGTTCTTTGAAAATTCGGGATGTTGTGTGGATTTACAAATTTGAATTTACCAATATTGTTTTCCTTGACCAACTTCTTATAAAGATGCCTACAATTTTGAAGAGAATACAATCAGAATTACATTAAATAATACATACCTTACTAATAAAGCAAGtgattattatatttaataaaacaaCAAACAAAGTGTAAGGCAATTTGAAAACTTACCATATGTAAGCAACCATACAATTTGCTGAAATTGGCTCCAACAGATACAAAGGACTGATGTCCTCAAGGTGCAAGTTTAGTTCATAGTTATCTCCAAATACCTCCTCATCCAAATGAATTGACAATTTCTTTCCGTTATCAAAAGCTTGCTTACAATAACAATACAACGATCGCACCGATCTTGGCACATTTGACGacaaattctgatttttttttttgcatggcCAGTTATCTTCCTTTGATGCTTCTAATAATTGAAAATGTAAACATAGGTGCAATACCAAAAATTAAATGCATATGtacttagaaattaaataaatttcattTACCTCGTGTCGTAGAGTTACCAAATGTTCTGGCCAAGCAACATGTGTTCCAACAGCATCACCAAGAATTTCACATTCATTGGGAATTGGAAATGGCAAACGTGCTGATTTTTGCATTGCTTCATCGATGGATACACGCATGCAATTTTTGGGTATTGGAAGACCATGGAGCAACTTACCAGCTCCATTAACCTCAACAACTGTTCCGTATGCAACAATTTCTGTGCTAGAATCCAAGGTCAAAATAACTGATTCACCCTAAAAGAAAAATAGTTGTGTCATTGAATTGTAACAACTCTTTACGTAAATaacattaattaatatatacgaCGACTAATATACCTTTAAAGCAATTTCTTTGTCCACAACTCGCATTTCAACATCTTTGAACACCTCAAAACTTGGGAAAGTCTTGTTGATTTTCACTTCATTATCATTCAGTTGTTGCAAGTGTACTGATCAACTTCCTTTGTCATCAACGTCATTCTCCCAAGCACCATTTTTGTAGATGATTGCTTCAAGTTTTTTAATGCGTGTATCTTGTTCTTCAATGCGTGTATCTTGTTTTGCAATTAACTTTTTAGCCTCCACCAACTCTTTCCCTTGCTCAATCATCACCTCTCGGTCAACAATGTCAGTCTTCAAACATCTACCAACATTAAAATATAATGTTGGAGTGATATGACCTCCAACAGCCCTGACACGTCCACCATGTTCTCCTGTATTAAGCGCTTTGGTGAGGATATCTTCTTTCGCACCTTTTATTTCCAATGTACCCTCAATCTTCTGATGTATATACTCATCCTGTCATCCAATTgaaagaaataattaatttcaaaaggtTTTATTGAAATTATACAATTATTGTACTTGTATAGTTTCTCACAATCTTCTCTACTGTTTTTTTCAACTCGTAGCCTTCAAACTCCCCTTCTTTATTGACTCTTCCTTTTTTCCAAATAAGTGCTCGATTGATCTCATCATCGTCACATAAATCATTTACCTacaaataagaaaaatcaaatgATATATGTCAAATTCGAACCATTTACACATATGAGAAATAAATTTGTAACTAAATTTGTTAATTGTGCAAGtgctataaaaaattaaaaggtgCCAAAGGAATAATACATACTATTTCTTCGGCATATCGTGCATATCCTTTGCGAGCAAGGCGATGGGGATATTTGTTCATCTTTCTTCTCTCCTTCTGGATGTCGCTTAGTTGCTAGTCAAATGAAACATTCCACATGTCAAGAACCTTAATGTGTTTTAATTTGCACTGAACtgaaaattaaacttacatTGAAGTCATCAGACATGCGAGTGATGACAAAAGAAGTCCAATCATCTCTTGCAAGACCATAGCCACTAGGTGGTTCACTCAACTCTTCTGGTTTGTCAAGCTTGTCCATAATATATGTCTGAGTGAGATGAGATTTAAATTGGCGCCACTTATTATTTGTTGAATTCAAACATCCCTTCTTCCAACTTGCAGGAACATCATATGACAACTGAAAAAATCAGATTTGGAAATACATTAAAAAGAATCCTATAACATTAAATATATTGTAAAAATATGAGTGCTAGATTGTGAACAAAGAAAGTCATTTACTTGCATTAACAGACTCCCATATCGATTCTTTAACTACATTTGGAACTTGCTTCCACGTCTTGAAATTTATCTTCACCATTTCTCGAGCAAGTACGCCTATGTAACTTTGCATCTCAATAGCAGCATCTCCCACCGGTTGTCCAAGTTTATTGAATCTTACCTGTTTCCGAATGCCCTGAACCCTTTGCCTAGCAAGTTTATCTAGATGTGTACGACCTCTAGATGTTCTTGTTGTTTCGGTGTCTGCTGATTCTTGCATTTCCTTGCCCTCGACGCTCTTGTTAGTCGACTTAGATGCAACTTTTTCCCCTCCCTTCCCAATCACTACTGGAGGCTGCCCAATTCTCTTGCTCCACGCTTCAATTGTCTCCTCATTGGACCTGATTTTGAGCTTCCCAAAGGATGTCATTGAGTCTAGATGTAATCTAgtcatttaaaaaataaaaaataatatcaatattGTAAGAAACACCATAATAAAgtcatttttgaattaaaatcagCATACACAAAGATGCATCAAATTAGAAATAgtcttcaaaataatatttagaaTGAAGATGCATTTCAATATTGTCTACAAATATATCTTCTACAGCAAAataatatctttatttattaattGTCGATCCATGTTCCATCACAATCTTCACGAAGGCATTGGGGCTCATTGTCATCTTCATCGTCGACTTCCATTGATGGTAAGCCTCTGGTAGAAGATTCATAGTGGATTACAATGTCTTCCAGCTCGTCCCCATTTGCGTTCTCGAATGATTCTCTTGTAGGGGCTGCAAGTACAATACTCCATAATGGATCTTCAGGATCTTCAACGAAAAATACTTTCTTTGCTTGACTTCCCAAGATAAAACTTTCTGATTTAAATTCAATTCTGTTCAGATTCACTAATGTGAAACCAAGATCATCTACTTTAATACCATTGTTATTCTCCACCCAATGACACTTGAACATTGGAATTTGAAAGTTGTGGTAATCAAGTGACCAtatttcttcaataattccATAGAAAACCATGTCTGCCATAATTGGATTTTTGTCCTTTGCACTGGAAACTTGCATGGTCTTTGCGACTAAGCTTACTCCGGAATTCTGAGTAACTCTTACATCATCACGTTCTTTTGTAGCATAAGTAACcccatcaatcaaataaccagAATACTTTAACACTTTTTTTCTAGGTCCACGCGATATCCACTTTAATCTTTCTGATATTTGATACGTGGAATGGTCAATTGCATGTTCAACCTACATTTAACAATAATCTTAATATTTTGCATAAGAAAGCAAGGGTTTTATATATTCTTATACTTGGTTCTTTTGGAACTTACAAAATCATACAACCATGTAATAAACGTTCGGTTATGCTCATCTTGTAACCACTTTTTGGACTTTGCTTTATGATGGAATCTTGTCCTCAACTCCACCATGTGTTCCCTAATGGAATTATTAGAATTCAAAAATCAATAGAATGTGTTGAATGCACAAGGAAGTATTGATAAGTTGAGGATCTTACTCAATATAAGGATCAATCTCAATATCATTTGTCAATACGTAAAGATGTGCTTGCTGCAACTCATTATGACTAGTGGAGTGCACAATTGCTTTTGACAAAGGCTTGGTGCATTTACACTTCACGGTCCCTTGATGGTATCCCAATTGTGTGGACATTAGAAAGATAGTCTGAGCAAAATTCAACTGCCTCTTCAGCAATATAACATTCAGCTATACACCCTTCAGGCCGATTGCGATTGCGCACATAACCTTTCAAAATCTTCATGTATCTTTCAAATGGGTACATGTGTCTGCTCCAAACCGGTCCACACAATTTCACCTCTCGAACGAGATGAACTGTTAAATGAATCATTATATCAAAAAATGAAGGGGGGAAATACTTTTCAAGCAAACACAATATCATCACAATTTCTCTTTGCAATTCATCCAACTTCGAGACATCCATCACTTTACTATATAATTCATTGAAGTAGAAACACAACCGAGTGATTGTATCTCTGACATGTTTTGGAAGGACACCGCGAATGGCCACAGGAAGCAATTGTTGCATTAGAGTGTGATAGTCATGTGACTTAAGGCCAACAAGTTTCAAATCTTTCATCGACACAAGGTTTTTAACATTAGAAGAGTAACCTTCGGGGACCTTCATTCCTGATAATGAATTGCAAATACTTCTCTTTTCATCTTTACTTAGAGTGTAGCAGGCTGGTGGCAAAAACGTTTTCTTATCCCCAATCCTTGGTGCCAATTCAGACCTCACATTCATCTCCATAAGGTCAAGTCTTGCTGCTACTCCATCCTTTGTTTTTCCTGGAATGTCAAGTAACGTACCAATGACACTTTCGCATACATTTTTTTCAATATGCATCACATCAAGAACATGTCGAACGTGTAAATGTTTCCAATACTCAAgttcaaaaaaaattgatttctttTTCCAGCATTGCTCTCCATCACCCATCTTCGACTGAAGCTTTCCGCTGAATTTTCCCATACGATAattaattctttcaactctttccaaAACTTCATGGCCGCTCAATGGATGTGGTGCAGTGTTAAACTCTTGGTTCCCGTTAAATGCCTTCTTTTGTCTTCGATACGGATGATTTGAAGGTAAAAACCTTCGATGACCCATGTATGACATTTTTCTGCAATGCTTCAACCTTGTCGAATAAGTTTTTTCTGCACAAATAGGACATGCATAATATCCCTTCACAACACAACCTGACATGTTCCCATATGCTGGAAAATCATTGATTGTCCACAGTAGCACAGCTCTAAGGGAGAAACTTTCTTGTCGATATGCATCGTATGCTTCAACACCTTTATCCCATAAGCATTTTAAGTCGTCAACCAAAGGTGCTAAGTAAACATCAATATCATTTCCCGGTTGTCTAGGACCAGAAATCAACAAAGTGAGCATCACAAATTTTCTCTTCATACACAACCATGGTGGAAGATTATATGTGATCATTAAAATTGGCCAACAACTATACGAAGAACTCATCAAACTATGGGGATTGATCCCGTCTGCTGATATAGccaatctcaaatttcttgtcTCGGAAGCAAAATCTGGCCACATGCGATCAACTAATTTCCAAGATGGTGCATCAGCTGGATGACGTAAGTATCCATCACGAATTCTTTTGTCAGAATGCCAAGTTAACTCTTTGGATACCGTCTTATCCCGAAACATTTTTTGAAATCTTGGGATAGGTGGGAAATACCACAAGACCTTTGCAGGAACTCCTTCTTTTACCTTAGATTTGTTGCTCAACTTCCACCTCGATGTCCCACAAGTAGGGCAATTGGCAAGATCTTCGTACTCCTTCCGGTATAAGATACAATCATTAGGACAAGCATGTATTTTCACGTATTCCATCCCTAGTGCACGTAAGCTTTTCTTGGCATCATACAATGATGAAGGCAATTCATTGTCATCTGGAAGCATTTCTCGAAACAAACTAAGTAGATCGGTGAAACTATTATCACTCCAACCATATTTTGCCTTCAAGTTAAATAATTTCACAATGGCAGATAACTTTGTGAATTTAGTACATCCAGGATATAAACTTTTCTCGGCATCTTCAAGTAGCTTATTGAATTGACTTGGATTCTCAGCATACGAATCATATACAGCATGTACCATATCTATAGGTTCTTCAGCAAAAGATGCGTGTTCATCTTGCCCAAATCCATCAGTACCGTTCATTGAGTTCACTGTCATAGATTTTTCCCCATGCCATATCCATGTATGATATGTCAAATCTATACCATTATAGATCAAATGCGCCCTTATAGTttgaacattttttttcttcaaattaccACATCTTGCACATGGGCAAGGAATTGCATTAGGATCATTAGCATTGCTCATTGCAAATTGCAAGAAAGACTCTATTCCGATTTCATATTCAAGTGATAGCCTATCCTTACGCATCCATTCTTTGTCCATTGTTGATGTAGCTAATCACCCAAAAATGATCTAGAACCTACCTTCAAAATAGTTTGTAGGTCATACAGCAAGATCTTAACATAACTCCAATTGCAAATAGTAACCAAATAATCATAAAATTTTGTGACAGAAAAAACAGTACTCATAAGaaaatataatacatatttttaaaaaatataacatgAAATATAACATGTCTCATATTTTCTACTCGGGATAATTGACAttatgtatgtgtgtgtataatGGACGAGAGATTTTGAGTAGTTTGCTGATACTAGAACGTGTATGATAGTTGAACTTGACATTTATCTTGCTTTTTGTGATAGATATAAGTGTCCTAACATCCGTTTGGTGTATACAAGTAATTGAATGTGTTGTTGGGCTTGGTGGATTTTCCCTAAAATTATAGTTGCATTGATTGACAGTAAATGATGCTGGTGGCTTCAACAACAGCATGACAGAGCAACAGGTTTGTGGCACTTGCCTTTTCAAATATTATTGTTAAAAGTAGGACAATAGGCTTGCAATTATGATTTATGTGCCACCATTCCTATAACTTGTAGGCATAAGTGGTGTACTGGGAAATGAACTCTGATTGCAAAACAATCTTCCTTGGTTTATTCGAGAAAGGAAAATACTGAAGAGAATCAAAATCGTGATGTTTTACAAAGTAGAAAATAATTTACTGATCTTTCTCTATTTGCATTAGGGAAAAGGAAAAAAGAGGTTATTGCCTATAGGGATATGTTGTCGATCGACAAGCTCAAATTTGATAAACAGTTGATTCATGTGTGGCTGATCTCTATCAATTTGATGTCAAATTTCACTTTGCTTCTAGAACTTACAAAAATCTGGTAGATTACTTCTAGGTAGCTGGTTATTGATGAAGACATAGTGAAACTGAACAGTTAATGCTTAGGATAGGCCATATATTATATGTTAGTTGGCACTTGGCAGTTTTAGTTTTCTGCATCATAAACATTTACATGCATGATCTGTAACTTATTCTTTTTTCTTATCCactttttttcaatatttatctGGCTTATTTTGTTTTCCCAATCAGGCAGTATTGGAAACGGTAGCTAGAGtcaaatcaaagaaaaatgAAACAAAAGAGGAGAAGTATGTATCTCTATCATCTGTGTGGAAAAACAGtcactttttttaaaataaataaaatcaagtacgaTTATCATAAACCAATTATTAAAGAATTAAGAAGGTTGAGTATGATTTTCATTCTCAATCATGAAATTTC comes from Henckelia pumila isolate YLH828 chromosome 4, ASM3356847v2, whole genome shotgun sequence and encodes:
- the LOC140867549 gene encoding uncharacterized protein is translated as MNKYPHRLARKGYARYAEEIVNDLCDDDEINRALIWKKGRVNKEGEFEGYELKKTVEKIKIEGTLEIKGAKEDILTKALNTGEHGGRVRAVGGHITPTLYFNVGRCLKTDIVDREVMIEQGKELVEAKKLIAKQDTRIEEQDTRIKKLEAIIYKNGAWENDVDDKGS
- the LOC140861854 gene encoding uncharacterized protein, encoding MDKEWMRKDRLSLEYEIGIESFLQFAMSNANDPNAIPCPCARCGNLKKKNVQTIRAHLIYNGIDLTYHTWIWHGEKSMTVNSMNGTDGFGQDEHASFAEEPIDMVHAVYDSYAENPSQFNKLLEDAEKSLYPGCTKFTKLSAIVKLFNLKAKYGWSDNSFTDLLSLFREMLPDDNELPSSLYDAKKSLRALGMEYVKIHACPNDCILYRKEYEDLANCPTCGTSRWKLSNKSKVKEGVPAKVLWYFPPIPRFQKMFRDKTVSKELTWHSDKRIRDGYLRHPADAPSWKLVDRMWPDFASETRNLRLAISADGINPHSLMSSSYSCWPILMITYNLPPWLCMKRKFVMLTLLISGPRQPGNDIDVYLAPLVDDLKCLWDKGVEAYDAYRQESFSLRAVLLWTINDFPAYGNMSGCVVKGYYACPICAEKTYSTRLKHCRKMSYMGHRRFLPSNHPYRRQKKAFNGNQEFNTAPHPLSGHEVLERVERINYRMGKFSGKLQSKMGDGEQCWKKKSIFFELEYWKHLHVRHVLDVMHIEKNVCESVIGTLLDIPGKTKDGVAARLDLMEMNVRSELAPRIGDKKTFLPPACYTLSKDEKRSICNSLSGMKVPEGYSSNVKNLVSMKDLKLVGLKSHDYHTLMQQLLPVAIRGVLPKHVRDTITRLCFYFNELYSKVMDVSKLDELQREIVMILCLLEKYFPPSFFDIMIHLTVHLVREVKLCGPVWSRHMYPFERYMKILKGYVRNRNRPEGCIAECYIAEEAVEFCSDYLSNVHTIGIPSRDREVEHMVELRTRFHHKAKSKKWLQDEHNRTFITWLYDFVEHAIDHSTYQISERLKWISRGPRKKVLKYSGYLIDGVTYATKERDDVRVTQNSGVSLVAKTMQVSSAKDKNPIMADMVFYGIIEEIWSLDYHNFQIPMFKCHWVENNNGIKVDDLGFTLVNLNRIEFKSESFILGSQAKKVFFVEDPEDPLWSIVLAAPTRESFENANGDELEDIVIHYESSTRGLPSMEVDDEDDNEPQCLREDCDGTWIDN